In Glycine soja cultivar W05 chromosome 10, ASM419377v2, whole genome shotgun sequence, the genomic stretch TACATTGCATAAAAGTTGTTTGTACGTGGATCATGAGGCAAGTGACTGATCTTTTTCTAATCTCTAATTCGTGTTAATAtactttttgaattttttaattattttcttttcttctatctctataataataataatgaacttTTATggaaatttaaaagattatttatctcaataattttttctcatgtttttttcattgttttcctTCTGACAATGTATTGTCATCTCTAAAAAACCAAGCTTTAAAAGTGTTCATTATTTTTAACTCatgataattgttatttttaaaactactcCGTTCGAATATGTGTCCACGCGCGTATCATGATGGTATAACTGTCCATTTTAAAATTGTTCATGCAAATCAGTTTTAACAAAAACACATATCAAAATTACaagtaatttctttttaatttgttaattttttcatctctaagaaatttattttcaaaactgtccttttttataacatcaattaatatatttaggtttaattaaattttcataaaaaatagatcatttttaaattattatctaacattcaatttttttttcacctaagtatccaaaaaaatttatatttcaatttaatacAAGTCGTTAGTTCCATTTCATCAAGTAATTCAGTAATGATGTGGTGGACAGAGTCTCACGCCATCATTCCTTATCACTTACATCTCATTGTCACATACGTCATTTAAGGTGATGACGTGATAATGACATGTTAGTGATTAGGTTTAATGATGTGACATTCTTTGTAACGTCATTAATTAACGAAATGAGATTAACGATAAATAGTAAAttgaaacataaattttttcctagttatttgataaaaaataaatttttaggtaataatatgaaaacgacctattttcatatatgaaaaacatatttaaatcatatataattggTACTTTGCGGTCTATGATCAATATATGTATGCAACATGTTATGCCTTTGCTCCTTCTTCCTTCATTATTATTCTCTTGACCCAAAATATATATTCCACCATTTAATGTTATTGAGTTCTCTTTTAGTTTTGTTCATATATTAATACCCatcttaactctttaatttcacctttaatactatcttattaatttatttaagttgtttaaTCATGATAAATTGATAGGTGAGTTATTGCACATTTCAAATGGTGTTTTGTTTATtcctatcaataaaaaatatcttattaatttaatgtatttcttattttgaataaggaattatcttaaaaaaataaataggataaagtttttaaatctatataaaaataaattacatatatatgttcatcaagttattttaattttttgacaagtttacaaatttatttgatcaaataaaagtgtttaagaaacaattttttcttattgactTGTAAGATTTACTTTTAaacataacttaaatttatgattaccatttttatttttattttcaataaaataatacaatttatcattttatttgtaattaaattatttattttgataaaaatcctctttatcatttgttaactaaaaaattgttaattagattaacttaaatatatttttaatatctaaaaaattaatcattttcatattactatctaaaaattgatttttttttatcaaataactatttgaaaaaaaatttatatttcaatttactatcTGTCAAACCatcacatcatcacttaacaaAAGAGTATTAACgataagtaataaattaaataataatttttttccaaatacttaattgaaagaaaaataaaatttatataataatctaaaaatgatatttttttcagatataaaaaacttaattaactcaTATATTTATAACTTATGAAATTCATCATAATCTgagtcctttttttttcataaaagatTTAAGATCTGACCTCTATTTTGAACCAACTCACATCTATCAAGGCAGCCCATCATATTCGACCTGTTTAGACATCGCTGGAACTCACAAGTCCTTTTACATGAGCTATTGAaaactttataaaatttattaagtttgatgataaaaaaaaaaaaaaattcattttgacCAGATACTAAGATACTACAGAGagcattaattttatttcacttatGAGGGGAGGGGAGTAAAACAACATTTATCAACTACTATTTGTTAGCCTATCGAAGAAGATAGTAGTGCAAGACAAAACATTCATTCAACCTAAATGTGCAAGCGGGcgttataaaatcataaaaccaGTATTTAAGCATTAATATATGCGCTTAAAGGCGAAACTGTATCTAACTTATAGATAGCAGTGCAAGACAAAACATTCATTCAACCTAAATGTGCAATCTACAATTCaactaactaataataatagttgCATGGAAAGAGAAAGTAGAAACAACCCTTGCAGAATACTGAATATGCCTCAATCAAGCAAATCGGAAACTGGATTTTTCCTAAATGCATCAACTAGAAACAACTGGTTAGCCAATGTTTTGTTGGGAAATAGGTTATCAGCTTTCATCCTCTCTCTGATCCCATACGCTGGAACCTTGGCGTTTACATATGCCTGCATTAGAACTTTGAACTGACTTATTCGAGACGTATAACCAGCTTGTCTCATTTTAAGGAAAATCTTCTCCGAGTTATGGACGTCACCCCTCTTTGCATACTGCTCTAAAATATCCAAATAGGTGGTAAACATTGGCTGCAGCTGACTCTGTTGGATTGCCTTCTGCAAAACAGAGTCTGCCTTCTCAACTTCCCCAGCTTGGATATACAGTTTCACAAGTGCATTCCATGTCAATGGGCCTATCCTCAGCCCACTATCTGCCATTCGCTTGATAAGATCCTTACCCTTCGCTAGCATTTTATTATTTGCATAAATCTTCAGAAGAATTGAGTAGTTTTTGGAATTAAGTTTCCATTTCTTTGACGCCATCTCAAAAACTGCCTCAGCTTCTTCAATTTTCTCTAACTTTCCCCAAGCTTCAACTGCAGCCAGGCAGTCATCAACTCGAGGTTTTGATTCACAGACCTTCCAAATTCTCTCCACTTCATCAGCCTTTCCCAGGTTTGCATAAAGGCGGAGCAAAGTTGCACACACCCACTGTTTCTCTTCCAAGTTTTCACCTTCAATCTCCTTCAATATAGCTTCAGCTTTTTCTTTAAGCCCAGCTGAGGTGTAATGCCTAGCCAAGAGTGCCTGTAATCGAATGTCTGGTTCAAAGCCTTCTTCTTTCATGGTCTCAAACACTTGCTCCATTCCAGCAATATCATTGGAATGGCCCTTTGAGTCTATTAAGATTCTGTAAGTAAAAAGAGAAGGTTTGACATTCTCCTTTTCCATCAGCAGTAAAACATCAGCTATTTTCTTCTTGTCCAACTTCTTATACAAAAGCAGCAACTGGTTACAAGCAAACACTGTAAGTGGTAAATCCAAGTCCTTCATTTTGTTGAATATTTTCTCTGATGCGATCAAATTGTTCTGACTAGCACAGTTAGCCAGTAACGTTCGGTATAATAGCTCACCTCTAAAAGATTCTGGAACACTCTCAATGTATTTCTCTGCCTGTGGGAGGCCACGCAACTTGGCAATCAAATCAAGTTGAGAAGCATAATCACTCTCCATAAATTCAAGCTTCTTGTTTGACTCTAACCACTGAAAGAGCTACagttccaacaaaaaaaaaaaaacaataacattaCAGTATAAAGCATCATATTGGAAAATTGGaaactaaagaaaaatataaatatacagtAACAATGTTAATCagtcaaacaaatataatagtTATTACGACATAGAATACATTTATGGAACACTCCATGTAAGACAATATGCCTGCTTTATCAACTGAAGAAAAATTACAAGCTACTAAAAGCATTTGCAACATATCAATATGCaggggaaaaaacaaaaataaaaccatTCCCCCTATTCTGCAGTCCTAACCATAGTTTTCAAATCCTGGATAATGGAGCGGAGGGCTAAccataaaaatgttaaataagttTTAGAGATTCTACCATTTAAGTTATGTTACGGGTATGTTTAATTCTAAGTAGGCAGTAAAAGCATGCCTATAATAGTTttctctgaatattttcattaatatttaaacTATATAAGATGAACACTTTAAATGAGTTGTCCAAATTATTGGCTAGTCTAAGTTTTGAGAACTGAATTGATGGAAGAATGGAAGGGTCATGTTATTGatcccaacaacaacaactggCTTTGTGGTTTGGTTCTCTTCTCTCAAGGTTCTTATCACTTCACAAAAAGATAGCCCAATGTTTGAgcacttaattttatttgattcctAAATCATACCCCCTATTTGGTTACATCACTGTAGCTGGGAGAggagataaaattttaaaaaattcagtgGGTCTCACACTGCCACTATActactttaattcaaaaatttacTCTCTATTCCATTCCATTCCACTCCCTTCAACCAAAATGaccttttttttgaaagaaaaaaatcaaggaatttcattaattatggtATTGTAAATACAAGTAGGAGTAGTCGTGACAACTGAGTCTAGCATGACATTGCTACCTTACAGCAAGAGTATGAGCTGCAATATTTGCTTGCCTCTTAACAAACATAACTCTAGGGTTTTGATACTGTGTAAGAAGGTAAATACACTCATGAATAATTACACCAACTTTTGGACAATCTTGGCCTGAACTGTTGAGCCTATCCACCACCGTTTTGCAGTCTAATTCGAACTCCACATGGATAATACCATAATCAGCCATCCATCCATCATAAATCACTAGTTGATGTTGGATCTCCAACAATTTCCAGTTTAGCTCTTCGTGGTACCTTTGAAAATCTGTAATGTTTCTCTGACTTGAATCTTAGTAAAGTGTAAAtctttagtttaaaattttcacTTTTGTTCTGTAAATtaggcaacaaaaaaaaaacaaaaagaagcatAGCATGGTGCGAGACACTGGCATTGTTTTGCTTCAGATAAAAGCACTAGAAGTATTATAACAAACAAACTTGAAACACCCAAAAGTATGAAGCAGTTGGCAAACAGCGgaataatttaaatgtttaacTGAATAAATCAGAAGCAGATATaggtttgattaatttttacctGGAAAGCCCTGCCATACATTTTACGTCTCCGAAGCTCACGCACGGCCAAAAAGATCTCCTTCCGACTTAGTTCTTTCCCTTGCCCAGCCCACTTACTGAGAGCAGAATCAACGGACAAACCAGGAGCATTTAAAATTACCTTGAATAGTTTCAATTGAGTCCATCTAGCTTGTGATTTTTTCTTGGTTGGATCAATCTCAGCATCTGATAACTCCAGCTCATCATGTGGTTTTTCGCCATCCTCATCCCCGTCAGACAGATCAGCATCAGATTCATCATTACTTCCGTGTATCTCcaaatcatcatcatcgtctTTCGTGCTGCTAGCACCGGCTTGCGAGGAAAGTTCGTGCCTGCCCACAGCAAATTTCAGGGACACACGACCCATGCCAGCCGACAGAAATCTACCATAAGTGATTTGACGAGACTGAGGGATACCAGCCTCATTTTCCTCACTAGTGGTTGCCACTAATTTGACAGCAGAAGCACGGCTAGCTCCCGCGTTAACTCCTCGCCTCGTACTGCGATAAGCAGCAACCACAAATTAATCAGAAACAAAATCCTAATTCATAAAATCGATGCGAGAAGAGATTTCGTATTCATCGCTCGCAACTTTGAGAATGAAAGAGAGTTAGTTACCTGAGACGAAAAGAAGCTCGACGAAGTGTCCACATGGTGAAAGCAGAGGGTATTCGAGAAAAAATGGAaatgaatagaaaataaatagaggcTGAGGCTGAGGCTGGACGCTTAAACCCTAACTATAAACCCTCTCCGTCGTCTTATATTAGGTCAGGTGCTAAACCCTCTCCAACTCCCACTCATAGAAATACTTAATtcttatttattactattattattataaaaataaaattagctccaaatttaaaatttttttgttagaatataaaattgtaattctTAGTTTCAATACAATTCTAGTACTCGTGTATGATGCAATATTATTATCATGGTTAATAAATAGTGAAATTTCACaccaatataataaaatatatttttaataatgcaATAAGTTTTTTTGCgtgattttttaagaaactcaTAATTTAAGAGATAAACAACCTCTTATTGCCAACAAGTTTCCTTGATCTCAATAAGTCTTTGAAGAAAGtataatttctctcttttagagaaaaaaatacaatatgaaGTTCTTAGAAGGATCcttaattgatttgcaagtATTTGGtcaatgatttatttttgaGAGGATATGACAATAAGCTGAGAAACTctcaaaaaatttcataaacaagtcacatatttataggtccTTGATGGCTTTTAAAAAACTTACGAAGGGATGTAACTTTTTAGAGTAACTTATAAAATTTCCTCATTACTAATTGATTataactctttggtaatcgattacacagttatttaATGAGGAGTTATGACTTTTTAAGATAGTAATCAATGACAGACaagtggtaatcaattacagttttcaaatttcaaattttctaaaaaaaactttttaaaataattttgctcttggcagtggaaaaattctttttcagaaaatgttaatattttaaaaccttttataatcaatttaaaaactatgttgTGAGACCAAATCTTTGCAATCATTAAGAGACTCTTTTAACAAAGATAGATTAAGATTtagctttcttttttatctttattttcttggtcttgatttggacttgaaataaaaacttgtgttgcttttgttttggcatcatcaaaacctttatACACATACATTAAGCAAAGAAGAGCAACCATTAAGAGTCATTTCGTCATTCCATCTCCATTCTTCTTCTCCCCATCATCTTTTTACAATTGTAAAGCTTCTCGTGACAATGAGAGACTAAATCACTCATTGTTGGGAGTTTAGGAGTCAAATACTCTTGATGTAAAGAtttttactatctatttaatgttatttcaatttcattgtctcttttttgtgtttattttcatgttgtagTCTGATCACCCATATTCATGTATGTGTTTTAGAGTTTAGACATTGGGAAATGTTTAATCTCTTGGGAAAGGGCATTTAAATAATTCATCTTTAGGGATAAAATGACATTGTTTAGCCTGTTTTATGCATCTCCGCTAATAATGTAATTTAACTAGTTTATTCTCTTAAGGGATTAGGAGAGGAATTAGGTAAATTAGACTCTTTCATATGAGAGATCATAGCTAGGATATATGAGTGGGTATAGGTAACAATTGGATTagtattaaatagagaaaaaatattaacattacaTCGAAGGTAGTTTGGTAGGCTAGACCCCAACAAATCCATATTCTGAATCAACCGTTGCTTCATCGCTTCGAGTGTGTGTTTTTCTTCCTTTGCATGCGTTAGATTATTAGTTTAATATTatgtcaatttattttattgtcctTTTTCacaattatttgaattaattcattaattgtTTGATAATTGGATACACaccaatctaagtacaaacaaagttcatgtggactcgacactcgaacttccgttttactttactacttgggacAATTTGATGCACTTGCTAATGAGTTAACAAAAGGAGTAGGTTTGATGATCAAGATTGAGAGTACCAGATTCTATTTATAGAGCTTTGTCCATCACAAAGCTCAACAGAATGTGGGTATGGATATTAAGATCATGGGTTGTTGCTGAACGTTACATAAATGGGTTGAATGCGGACAGAAAATGGATCATGTACAAAAATCCACTTCCCATAAAAATCGCAACAAAATACAGTTCGGGAAAATAGgaattgaaaaactaaaaattccAACAATATTGGGATGATGGCAGGGCAGATATAGTGGGGTGGCCACTAGTCAGATCATACAGGAAAAACAACCTGCAGGAGGGTAATCAAGGGCATGGGATCGAGTGAGTATGGATGGAGCCCCTTACCTAAGAAAGATTGATTTGAGAGTCTATGTTCAAGCTTTAGAGACCATGTTCAAGTTGACCATAGGTGAGAGATAAGAGAATTTCATTTGCTTTTGGATACACTATAGCCCAATATTGTcttctttttgttgttgtggtggtggtgaatgaaattattttttatgatgaaaaTAACCTGAATTGGTTTTAGTTGTTTCTTCAGGTGAGTACTCTAAAAGAGAGGGTTATAAGGGATCTGAATATGCACCTACATATGAAGACAAGGATGGTGACTGGATGCTAGTTGGAGATGTTCCATTGGAGTcagttctctttctctttctgtgTGTGTTTTGTTCATATCATCATATGTTTAGTTTGTCTCTTAGCTATACACATATTTTCAACCTCACAAAGCttgctttttatttgttttctgcagCATGTTTATGACTTCCTGCAAAAGGCTGAGTCATGTGAAAGGCTCAAAAGCTAGAGGGCTTGGTTGTGGTGTATGAGAAACAGTTAATTTACTATGGCTATGATGAggaaattaaatcattctttcAGCAATTCGGTTCTTGGACCTAAGGGATGTTGAATCAATGCTTTGCTATCACCATGCCAATCAAACTAGGGAGATGGAAGACTCTTTCTACAAGTTTTGTCAATATTTCTGgttattaattttagaatatGTGATGGGGATTGCTATATATGTTGTTGTTTCCATTGAACCATATCAAGAGGAACCTCAGAAATTTGTCTTAAACGAAGTTTGTTTACATCAAATATTCATGTAATACTTTGCAATTCAATGGACACAAAATTTACTATGTGCATGTTTAAATTTCGTGGATGATGTAAAAGTGACTTCTAACGCGATTTTAGATAACCTCTATAAGAAATTAACTTTCTATTTCTTAAAATGGTTAAAAGTTACTTTTAACATGATATGTGTTGTGAGCCAAATCCAGAATCTCTTGCtcttaataatttcttatttacttTGAAATCTGTTTCATAATCCATTTACAATCCTTtattactttataaaaaaaatagatgactTGGCTTATGGAAGCGGATCTGATCCGTCCCAGAAAACATGTTATGGTGTCGTCATTTTTCATTGTAATATTAATTGGTCTTATCATCACCAATCCCACCTACACACAAACACCTAAGTATCATGGAATTGAGTTCAAAGTCAAATCAAACTGAAATTGTTATGCAAAACGAATTGGGTTTGTCCATACATATAGATTAGGCATGCACTGAGGTACTGAGGTTAGGATTCAAATTTTTGcatgtttcattaatttaaaaatgaatcatACTGAATGAGAAACAAAATTCACATATTCAGTGATCcttcatgaatttaatttaatgagaaagaaaatatcaaaacagGAGAATGCATTAACCTTTCACTTGCTAGGTATTATTAgcagtcttttttttatagcaCGTACAGATCAGAGGTTTGACATGTAGCAAGGAACATGAACATGAACATGCACGATTTACTGTAGATCTTGTTTGTCTAGAAATAATGAAAAGCTGAGCCAGTCCATTATTCATATCTATATAACTTCATTCTCGTTGAATTTTATCGGATTAGGAAAAACCTATAGGAAATTTGcctcatatttaaaaaaatataataatgattttaaatattttaatttcacatttaaattttcaaataccTTGAGATCTTCGATGCattctttttcttgttgaaAGCGAACCTGATATAGAGCtgaaaattagaaaatgaatCTGGAAGCTAGAGTTTGAGTTCCGTTCTTTAGATTAAAGAGATTCCCACCAGCTTAAAGTCTCGCACAAATtagattcaaataaaaatcttCAATGCTCAAATCAAATGATCTAATATCAATGTTATGTCAACAAGTCATTGAATCCATAAAAACACTCATTCCCTGAACAAAATCCATAGCATAGGTCTGATCTCCGTGCGGATATTGTTCTACATACCAAGTTATGAAGATTTGGGATGTTTTGTCATTATATAAGCCTGAGGTGTAAGGGAGTCTAAGTCAATTGGTTGAATAAATGCGTAAGTTATTTTAAATCTCTGACATTATCTTTGATTCATACGAATCAACCAAAAAAACTAGCTTGAGGTATCCTATTTGGCAAGGGAGAATAGTTATTTTGTTGATATCCTTATATGTTGCAAAATCAAATGGTTTTGACCATAActctcaaattaattatattacgtTCTTTCTacattcaattatataaaaactaaaccttTGTAACATTTGAACATGAACCTATTCTATACTTTGACATTGGTGAATCTGTTAACTTAAATGATCAACTTACAAAAATCTTGACAAAATCTTTAAGGGgaccacaaattcaatttatttgtcCCAAGTTTAGTCTCCAACTTGAGAGTGTTGGAAACAATTTGTATTCATAGGGAATTGATGTCTAGATAGCCGAATAGACAGATTCATGTAtggcaacttttttttttgttttgaaagaatGTATGGCAACTTATTATTTTCCTAGGAAATCacatttctatttctattgctttaaatataattcattCTGAAAAATAGGGATAACCGaggaaaattaagtaaaaaccGTGTATTAAAGTAGAAGGATGCATGAAATATAGGATAATTACATTGTACAATTTTTCTTTGGAAACAGccaaatgatattattattggGTACAAGAAGTACCAAAAGGGATACACATACGTGCATGGGATAAGTAGGGCCACCCTCCCAATGCTGATACACAATAATACCCCACCAACGTTATAACAATATTACTGATGACGACAACCAGTAAACCCCACAACATTTATTCCCAAGCAGGATATAGTGGAGTAATGACTGCACCCGAGAGCAATAACAGGTACACAAAAACATAGGACAAGTAGAGTAATGACTCCATTAATTGTACATATCCCGTTTTCtctaaatcaaatataatatccctataaaatacaattattaatagaattcaacaattaaaaatactaaagCTGCCGAATGCTTTTACACACCGAGCATTCCACCAAAATCCAATCTTTAActatagtaaataaaaataaaaaggaaaaaaacaaataacgAAACAGCAGCAAGGGAAAagctatataaaaatttaagagaTATTTACTCATGCTACATCAAGCGAGAAAGATATTACCAGTACTCCAGTTCCTCAATTGAGTGATACATCAGGCGGCAAATAACATGTTTTCAATGCAATGTATAATTACTAAAAATCCAAGCATAGTCATGCTGCTACGCTGTTGTTTCTAACAAAAATGATTAATCTAACTTGCACCACCAAAGTCCTTTGATAAATTGCATCCCCTCAAATTAGCTTAGTCAACATCCATAGCTTGTTCGTCAGTCGTATTGCTGGACCACAGCTTTATGGTGCGATCATGGGAGACGGTAACAATATACCCGCCATCTGCAACCAATAACAACACAAGCTAAAATCAGAAGTCTGATTCAGtagaccaaaaaaaattgtcacaacCAACAATGCAAATTGCTAAGCAATACTGGACActagttttaagtttttatacTGTGTTAGCACCTTAAATTTCCAAAAGAATCCTTAGGTTCAAACTTATATGCCATATGAAAAGGCTATTATATGCAAACATTAAAATCGATTTAGTCCTCGTCTTTCAACATTTTGACAAGatgttgaaagcaaagaaaataaaataaaaaaccatccCTCtcctttcattttcatttcctttACTTGTCAACACATCTTAGTCCATGGCATGTAGAGGAAAAATCTATGAAACACATACAAAAATATCCCCGGCCAGATTACATCAGCAAATCTTAAACTAGATTTGCACTTTTTGAGTTTCGTTGAATTTTCCATGAAATTAAGGACTTCTCCAATCCACTAAGTTGGTTTACACTGATAATTCACAATTGCTCATAAGATGTACCCATAAAACTCAATGCTACACATAATTTGTTTTATCAATTCACTACAACAAATTATCCAGATATATCATTAGCCTTTCAAAAAACCCACTAgtttactttttaattcatttacgATTTGTGGAAAGGACACT encodes the following:
- the LOC114372292 gene encoding pentatricopeptide repeat-containing protein At1g80270, mitochondrial-like, whose protein sequence is MWTLRRASFRLSTRRGVNAGASRASAVKLVATTSEENEAGIPQSRQITYGRFLSAGMGRVSLKFAVGRHELSSQAGASSTKDDDDDLEIHGSNDESDADLSDGDEDGEKPHDELELSDAEIDPTKKKSQARWTQLKLFKVILNAPGLSVDSALSKWAGQGKELSRKEIFLAVRELRRRKMYGRAFQLFQWLESNKKLEFMESDYASQLDLIAKLRGLPQAEKYIESVPESFRGELLYRTLLANCASQNNLIASEKIFNKMKDLDLPLTVFACNQLLLLYKKLDKKKIADVLLLMEKENVKPSLFTYRILIDSKGHSNDIAGMEQVFETMKEEGFEPDIRLQALLARHYTSAGLKEKAEAILKEIEGENLEEKQWVCATLLRLYANLGKADEVERIWKVCESKPRVDDCLAAVEAWGKLEKIEEAEAVFEMASKKWKLNSKNYSILLKIYANNKMLAKGKDLIKRMADSGLRIGPLTWNALVKLYIQAGEVEKADSVLQKAIQQSQLQPMFTTYLDILEQYAKRGDVHNSEKIFLKMRQAGYTSRISQFKVLMQAYVNAKVPAYGIRERMKADNLFPNKTLANQLFLVDAFRKNPVSDLLD